A region of Paenibacillus sp. JNUCC-31 DNA encodes the following proteins:
- a CDS encoding putative sporulation protein YtxC gives MELFAVWTEVSGQEEADQFYRCVKEKTKGLHISKRGFRLTFKHNDGRATWVCRGNENHADFQQWLPQISDLLAMGLADFIMDTRERHMVEDMISKACSVMDEQEVEKVNRICMPLLINGDLDQPGLRERRRAALATGLKQDLEDVHFFQLEGILNFRIRQYKQELHELVEYALDEFWMDRQYEEFMGLLKYFVFFQEAKVPLVHLVHKGLHEFQVFDAELRALPVQKDEQVVVEMPGLELEMDIEDMIVSTLISISPEKVMLHTKTPDLPVISTIRQIFEDKVQLCHHCPECEVLRSGLLTSLDASDLGNYNNC, from the coding sequence ATGGAACTGTTCGCCGTATGGACCGAGGTATCGGGGCAAGAGGAAGCGGATCAATTTTATCGTTGTGTGAAGGAAAAAACCAAAGGTTTACATATAAGCAAAAGAGGATTTCGGCTCACCTTCAAACATAATGATGGAAGAGCGACCTGGGTCTGCAGGGGGAATGAGAATCACGCAGACTTCCAGCAGTGGCTTCCTCAAATCAGTGACTTGCTCGCGATGGGGCTTGCAGATTTCATCATGGATACGCGTGAACGGCATATGGTGGAAGATATGATTTCCAAAGCTTGCTCGGTAATGGATGAACAAGAGGTTGAAAAAGTCAATCGAATATGCATGCCTCTGTTAATCAATGGTGATTTGGACCAGCCAGGACTTCGGGAGCGTCGCCGCGCTGCTTTGGCAACAGGTCTGAAGCAGGATTTGGAGGATGTTCATTTTTTTCAATTGGAAGGTATCCTTAATTTCCGGATTCGGCAATACAAGCAGGAACTTCATGAACTGGTGGAATACGCGCTGGACGAATTCTGGATGGATCGCCAATACGAAGAATTTATGGGGCTGCTCAAATATTTTGTGTTCTTTCAGGAAGCCAAGGTACCGCTTGTGCATCTGGTACACAAAGGTTTGCATGAATTTCAGGTATTTGATGCTGAACTTCGAGCGCTGCCTGTACAAAAAGATGAACAGGTCGTCGTGGAAATGCCCGGACTTGAATTGGAAATGGATATTGAAGATATGATTGTAAGTACGTTGATCTCCATCTCACCCGAGAAAGTCATGCTGCACACCAAAACACCCGACCTGCCAGTCATTTCTACCATCCGTCAGATCTTTGAAGACAAGGTACAATTATGTCATCATTGTCCGGAGTGTGAAGTATTACGCTCAGGATTGCTGACAAGTCTTGACGCAAGTGATCTCGGCAATTATAATAACTGTTGA